The proteins below come from a single Oncorhynchus tshawytscha isolate Ot180627B linkage group LG22, Otsh_v2.0, whole genome shotgun sequence genomic window:
- the atp13a2 gene encoding cation-transporting ATPase 13A2 isoform X1: MTKGRMDTLGCPEEEPPGGFCSPSPRGEPHCKPETHMDVQGFRWVRWRVWLCHIGSVLSLGLLLVLFRWRPRLGVLARCNSCPLAFANILLLRDSFGQQYVVEVLTEELEEGSLESAGSEAEDSSDWRDTVQLHKEEVPLLHYYLFEGLRYVWMARKGAFCRVSVLNEDWTCADIYRFREGLSRLEQNTRRKVYGTNLIDVPVKSFMRLLIEEVLNPFYVFQVFSIALWLTDSYYYYAACIVIISLISICVSLYEIRKQSNTIRSMAQQITNVTVRRSSGEEDSLSSVELVPGDCVLIPQEGLLLPCDAALLAGECMVNESMLTGESVPVMKTPLPAAGGRYNPETQRRHTLFCGTQCIQAKGGRPGRGGAIAVVTSTGFFTAKGDLVSSILYPQPINFRFYQDAIKFLLFLGGVALCGTVYSIVILSRTNTTWWELVIRALDIVTIVVPPALPAAITTGTIYAQSRLKREGVFCISPPRINISGKVSLFCFDKTGTLTEEGLDVWGVMEGSGAGFSELVPDPRLLPQGPMLSAMACCHSVALLGGQPLGDPLELKMIESTGWELEEPAGDDKTLDSEFGGHRVLAVMRPPACPLQSESVSIHEAVALVQRFPFSSSLQRMSVVTVNPEGQSSLAFIKGAPEMVASLCLRESVPAQFSNTLRTFASDGFRVLALGYKTLYGQTDLSTIERGEVERDMQFLGLLVMKNLVKPESAEVITTLRLAHLRTVMVTGDNVLTAVNVARTCGMLGSNERVIFVHATPQTAQSLPSLRFHLGEGGTEDTATPSSIDMYTQGLYQGVINYHLAINGKSFSALCDHFPEYLPKVLMRGTVYARMAPEQKTQLVTELQKLNYRVGMCGDGANDCGALRAADVGVSLSEAEASVASPFTSKSDNISCVPLLIREGRCSLVTSFSLFKYMALYSLIQFSSVLILYTEKTNLGDLQFLFFDMVLVTLLAIVMGKGGPSTELHPQRPPASLLALPVLASLTLHTLLLILGQVSALLITTSQDWFVPLNSTMSGAANLPNLEDTSVFDLSGYQYIIMAVVVTKGYPYKRPLYYNVVFVCVLLVLFALMSWLVLAPVPFLRKLLKLYYIPDMNFKILLVALAALNFVFCFLLEMLIDRGMLNCLRLLRGRRQSKKQYKRLDVLLSDSPSWPPLDQPLVPPQCTVIGLS, from the exons GTTGTCCGGAGGAGGAGCCACCGGGAGGGTTCTGCTCCCCTAGTCCAAGGGGAGAACCCCACTGCAAACCCGAAACACACATG gaTGTCCAGGGGTTCAGATGGGTGCGCTGGCGTGTCTGGCTGTGTCACATTGGGTCCGTGTTGTCCCTGGGTCTGTTGCTGGTGCTGTTTCGCTGGCGCCCTCGTCTAGGGGTCCTTGCTCGCTGCAACTCCTGTCCCCTGGCCTTCGCCAATATTCTGCTTCTGAGG GACAGTTTCGGACAGCAGTACGTCGTGGAGGTCCTCACAGAAGAGCTGGAGGAGGGCAG TTTGGAGTCGGCAGGGAGTGAGGCGGAGGACAGTTCAGACTGGAGAGATACTGTCCAGCTACACAAAGAGGAG GTACCGCTGCTGCATTACTACCTGTTTGAGGGGCTGCGCTACGTATGGATGGCCAGGAAGGGAGCCTTCTGTCGTGTTAG TGTCCTCAATGAGGACTGGACATGTGCCGACATTTATCGTTTCCGGGAGGGCCTGAGTCGCCTAGAGCAGAACACCAG GAGGAAGGTCTATGGGACCAATCTCATCGATGTGCCTGTGAAGTCCTTCATGCGACTACTGATTGAGGAG GTGCTCAACCCATTCTACGTGTTCCAGGTGTTCAGCATTGCTTTGTGGCTGACAGATAGTTACTACTACTATGCTGCTTGCATCGTCATCATCTCCCTTATCTccatatgtgtgtctctctacgAGATCCGCAAG CAAAGCAACACGATCCGTAGCATGGCTCAGCAGATAACCAATGTTACCGTGCGCAGAAGCTCCGGGG AGGAGGACAGTTTGAGCTCTGTGGAGCTGGTCCCGGGGGACTGTGTGCTGATCCCTCAGGAGGGGCTGCTGCTGCCCTGCGATGCTGCTCTGCTGGCCGGGGAGTGCATGGTCAACGAGAGTATGCTAACCG GTGAGAGTGTCCCTGTGATGAAGACCCCTCTGCCGGCTGCTGGGGGGCGTTACAACCCTGAGACCCAGCGCAGACACACCCTCTTCTGCGGCACGCAGTGCATCCAGGCCAAAGGGGGCCGGCCAGGAAGGGGCGGGGCCATTGCCGTGGTCACAAGCACAG GGTTCTTCACAGCCAAGGGAGACCTGGtcagctccatcctctaccccCAACCTATCAACTTCCGCTTCTACCAAGACGCTATTAAGTTCTTGCTTTTCCTGGGGGGTGTAG CATTGTGTGGCACAGTATACAGCATCGTGATCCTAAGCAGAACCAAC ACCACGTGGTGGGAGCTGGTGATTCGGGCTCTGGATATTGTGACCATTGTGGTGCCCCCTGCCCTCCCCGCTGCTATCACCACCGGTACCATTTACGCCCAGAGTCGTCTGAAGAGAGAAGGGGTCTTCTGCATAAGCCCCCCGCGCATCAACATCTCTGGGAAGGTCTCGCTCTTTTGCTTTGACAAG ACTGGCACTCTGACTGAGGAGGGACTGGACGTGTGGGGGGTGATGGAGGGTAGTGGAGCTGGGTTCTCTGAGCTGGTCCCTGACCCACGCCTCCTGCCCCAGGGGCCCATGCTCTCTGCAATGGCCTGCTGCCACTCTGTGGCCTTGCTGGGGGGACAACCCCTGGGAGACCCTCTAGAGCTCAAGATGATCGAGTCCACTGGCTGG GAGCTGGAGGAGCCTGCAGGAGATGACAAAACGTTAGACTCAGAGTTCGGGGGTCACAGGGTTCTGGCAGTGATGCGACCCCCTGCCTGTCCGCTCCAATCTGAGAGTGTA TCCATCCATGAGGCGGTGGCCCTCGTGCAGCGTTTCCCTTTCTCCTCGTCCCTCCAGCGGATGAGTGTGGTGACGGTGAATCCTGAGGGACAGTCGTCCCTCGCCTTTATCAAAGGGGCCCCAGAGATGGTGGCCAGCCTCTGCCTGAGAGAAAGCG TGCCTGCACAATTCTCAAACACCCTGCGTACTTTCGCAAGTGACGGCTTCAGGGTGCTAGCTCTCGGCTACAAAACACTGTATGGGCAGACTGACTTGAGCACCATTGAACG gggagaggtagagagagacatgcagTTCCTGGGTCTGCTGGTGATGAAGAATCTGGTCAAGCCGGAGAGTGCGGAGGTCATCACTACCCTCAGATTGGCACATCTTCGTACCGTCATGGTCACTG GTGACAACGTTCTGACTGCAGTCAATGTGGCTCGAACCTGTGGGATGTTGGGCTCAAACGAGAGGGTGATTTTTGTTCACGCCACCCCCCAGACGGCCCAGTCTCTGCCCTCACTGCGCTTCCACCTGGGGGAAGGAGGGACGGAGGACACAGCTACACCGAGCTCCATAGACATGTACACTCAG GGTCTGTACCAGGGTGTTATCAACTATCACCTGGCCATCAATGGAAAGTCCTTCTCCGCGCTGTGTGACCACTTCCCTGAGTATCTGCCAAAG GTGTTGATGCGGGGAACGGTCTACGCACGGATGGCCCCTGAACAGAAGACTCAGCTGGTCACAGAGCTGCAGAAACTGAA CTACCGTGTGGGCATGTGCGGAGACGGGGCCAACGACTGCGGAGCCCTAAGGGCCGCAGACGTAGGCGTGTCTCTGTCAGAGGCAGAGGCATCCGTggcctctcccttcacctccaaGTCAGACAACATCAGCTGTGTGCCTCTACTCATCCG GGAGGGCCGGTGTTCTCTGGTGACATCATTCAGTCTCTTCAAGTACATGGCCTTGTACAGTCTCATCCAGTTCTCCTCTGTGCTCATCCTCTACACT GAGAAGACTAACCTGGGCGACCTGCAGTTCCTGTTCTTTGACATGGTCCTGGTGACGCTGCTGGCTATCGTCATGGGGAAAGGGGGCCCAAGCACAGAGCTGCACCCCCAGCGGCCCCCAGCCAGCTTGCTGGCGCTGCCAGTCCTGGCTAGCCTGACGCTGCACACCCTGCTTCTCATCCTGGGCCAGGTGTCTGCTCTGCTGATCACCACCTCCCAGGACTG GTTTGTTCCTCTCAATTCAACAATGTCAGGAGCAGCAAACCTGCCCAACCTTGAGGACACCAGTGTGTTTGACCTGTCAGGGTACCAGTACATCATcatggcggtggtggtgactaaaGGATACCCCTACAAGAGACCTCTGTACTACAACG tggtttttgtgtgtgtactgCTGGTCTTGTTCGCTCTGATGAGTTGGCTGGTGCTAGCTCCCGTGCCTTTCCTGCGCAAGCTGCTGAAGCTTTACTACATCCCTGATATGAACTTCAAAATCCTGCTGGTGGCCCTGGCCGCACTCAACTTTGTCTTCTGCTTCCTATTGGAG
- the atp13a2 gene encoding cation-transporting ATPase 13A2 isoform X2, with protein sequence MDVQGFRWVRWRVWLCHIGSVLSLGLLLVLFRWRPRLGVLARCNSCPLAFANILLLRDSFGQQYVVEVLTEELEEGSLESAGSEAEDSSDWRDTVQLHKEEVPLLHYYLFEGLRYVWMARKGAFCRVSVLNEDWTCADIYRFREGLSRLEQNTRRKVYGTNLIDVPVKSFMRLLIEEVLNPFYVFQVFSIALWLTDSYYYYAACIVIISLISICVSLYEIRKQSNTIRSMAQQITNVTVRRSSGEEDSLSSVELVPGDCVLIPQEGLLLPCDAALLAGECMVNESMLTGESVPVMKTPLPAAGGRYNPETQRRHTLFCGTQCIQAKGGRPGRGGAIAVVTSTGFFTAKGDLVSSILYPQPINFRFYQDAIKFLLFLGGVALCGTVYSIVILSRTNTTWWELVIRALDIVTIVVPPALPAAITTGTIYAQSRLKREGVFCISPPRINISGKVSLFCFDKTGTLTEEGLDVWGVMEGSGAGFSELVPDPRLLPQGPMLSAMACCHSVALLGGQPLGDPLELKMIESTGWELEEPAGDDKTLDSEFGGHRVLAVMRPPACPLQSESVSIHEAVALVQRFPFSSSLQRMSVVTVNPEGQSSLAFIKGAPEMVASLCLRESVPAQFSNTLRTFASDGFRVLALGYKTLYGQTDLSTIERGEVERDMQFLGLLVMKNLVKPESAEVITTLRLAHLRTVMVTGDNVLTAVNVARTCGMLGSNERVIFVHATPQTAQSLPSLRFHLGEGGTEDTATPSSIDMYTQGLYQGVINYHLAINGKSFSALCDHFPEYLPKVLMRGTVYARMAPEQKTQLVTELQKLNYRVGMCGDGANDCGALRAADVGVSLSEAEASVASPFTSKSDNISCVPLLIREGRCSLVTSFSLFKYMALYSLIQFSSVLILYTEKTNLGDLQFLFFDMVLVTLLAIVMGKGGPSTELHPQRPPASLLALPVLASLTLHTLLLILGQVSALLITTSQDWFVPLNSTMSGAANLPNLEDTSVFDLSGYQYIIMAVVVTKGYPYKRPLYYNVVFVCVLLVLFALMSWLVLAPVPFLRKLLKLYYIPDMNFKILLVALAALNFVFCFLLEMLIDRGMLNCLRLLRGRRQSKKQYKRLDVLLSDSPSWPPLDQPLVPPQCTVIGLS encoded by the exons ATG gaTGTCCAGGGGTTCAGATGGGTGCGCTGGCGTGTCTGGCTGTGTCACATTGGGTCCGTGTTGTCCCTGGGTCTGTTGCTGGTGCTGTTTCGCTGGCGCCCTCGTCTAGGGGTCCTTGCTCGCTGCAACTCCTGTCCCCTGGCCTTCGCCAATATTCTGCTTCTGAGG GACAGTTTCGGACAGCAGTACGTCGTGGAGGTCCTCACAGAAGAGCTGGAGGAGGGCAG TTTGGAGTCGGCAGGGAGTGAGGCGGAGGACAGTTCAGACTGGAGAGATACTGTCCAGCTACACAAAGAGGAG GTACCGCTGCTGCATTACTACCTGTTTGAGGGGCTGCGCTACGTATGGATGGCCAGGAAGGGAGCCTTCTGTCGTGTTAG TGTCCTCAATGAGGACTGGACATGTGCCGACATTTATCGTTTCCGGGAGGGCCTGAGTCGCCTAGAGCAGAACACCAG GAGGAAGGTCTATGGGACCAATCTCATCGATGTGCCTGTGAAGTCCTTCATGCGACTACTGATTGAGGAG GTGCTCAACCCATTCTACGTGTTCCAGGTGTTCAGCATTGCTTTGTGGCTGACAGATAGTTACTACTACTATGCTGCTTGCATCGTCATCATCTCCCTTATCTccatatgtgtgtctctctacgAGATCCGCAAG CAAAGCAACACGATCCGTAGCATGGCTCAGCAGATAACCAATGTTACCGTGCGCAGAAGCTCCGGGG AGGAGGACAGTTTGAGCTCTGTGGAGCTGGTCCCGGGGGACTGTGTGCTGATCCCTCAGGAGGGGCTGCTGCTGCCCTGCGATGCTGCTCTGCTGGCCGGGGAGTGCATGGTCAACGAGAGTATGCTAACCG GTGAGAGTGTCCCTGTGATGAAGACCCCTCTGCCGGCTGCTGGGGGGCGTTACAACCCTGAGACCCAGCGCAGACACACCCTCTTCTGCGGCACGCAGTGCATCCAGGCCAAAGGGGGCCGGCCAGGAAGGGGCGGGGCCATTGCCGTGGTCACAAGCACAG GGTTCTTCACAGCCAAGGGAGACCTGGtcagctccatcctctaccccCAACCTATCAACTTCCGCTTCTACCAAGACGCTATTAAGTTCTTGCTTTTCCTGGGGGGTGTAG CATTGTGTGGCACAGTATACAGCATCGTGATCCTAAGCAGAACCAAC ACCACGTGGTGGGAGCTGGTGATTCGGGCTCTGGATATTGTGACCATTGTGGTGCCCCCTGCCCTCCCCGCTGCTATCACCACCGGTACCATTTACGCCCAGAGTCGTCTGAAGAGAGAAGGGGTCTTCTGCATAAGCCCCCCGCGCATCAACATCTCTGGGAAGGTCTCGCTCTTTTGCTTTGACAAG ACTGGCACTCTGACTGAGGAGGGACTGGACGTGTGGGGGGTGATGGAGGGTAGTGGAGCTGGGTTCTCTGAGCTGGTCCCTGACCCACGCCTCCTGCCCCAGGGGCCCATGCTCTCTGCAATGGCCTGCTGCCACTCTGTGGCCTTGCTGGGGGGACAACCCCTGGGAGACCCTCTAGAGCTCAAGATGATCGAGTCCACTGGCTGG GAGCTGGAGGAGCCTGCAGGAGATGACAAAACGTTAGACTCAGAGTTCGGGGGTCACAGGGTTCTGGCAGTGATGCGACCCCCTGCCTGTCCGCTCCAATCTGAGAGTGTA TCCATCCATGAGGCGGTGGCCCTCGTGCAGCGTTTCCCTTTCTCCTCGTCCCTCCAGCGGATGAGTGTGGTGACGGTGAATCCTGAGGGACAGTCGTCCCTCGCCTTTATCAAAGGGGCCCCAGAGATGGTGGCCAGCCTCTGCCTGAGAGAAAGCG TGCCTGCACAATTCTCAAACACCCTGCGTACTTTCGCAAGTGACGGCTTCAGGGTGCTAGCTCTCGGCTACAAAACACTGTATGGGCAGACTGACTTGAGCACCATTGAACG gggagaggtagagagagacatgcagTTCCTGGGTCTGCTGGTGATGAAGAATCTGGTCAAGCCGGAGAGTGCGGAGGTCATCACTACCCTCAGATTGGCACATCTTCGTACCGTCATGGTCACTG GTGACAACGTTCTGACTGCAGTCAATGTGGCTCGAACCTGTGGGATGTTGGGCTCAAACGAGAGGGTGATTTTTGTTCACGCCACCCCCCAGACGGCCCAGTCTCTGCCCTCACTGCGCTTCCACCTGGGGGAAGGAGGGACGGAGGACACAGCTACACCGAGCTCCATAGACATGTACACTCAG GGTCTGTACCAGGGTGTTATCAACTATCACCTGGCCATCAATGGAAAGTCCTTCTCCGCGCTGTGTGACCACTTCCCTGAGTATCTGCCAAAG GTGTTGATGCGGGGAACGGTCTACGCACGGATGGCCCCTGAACAGAAGACTCAGCTGGTCACAGAGCTGCAGAAACTGAA CTACCGTGTGGGCATGTGCGGAGACGGGGCCAACGACTGCGGAGCCCTAAGGGCCGCAGACGTAGGCGTGTCTCTGTCAGAGGCAGAGGCATCCGTggcctctcccttcacctccaaGTCAGACAACATCAGCTGTGTGCCTCTACTCATCCG GGAGGGCCGGTGTTCTCTGGTGACATCATTCAGTCTCTTCAAGTACATGGCCTTGTACAGTCTCATCCAGTTCTCCTCTGTGCTCATCCTCTACACT GAGAAGACTAACCTGGGCGACCTGCAGTTCCTGTTCTTTGACATGGTCCTGGTGACGCTGCTGGCTATCGTCATGGGGAAAGGGGGCCCAAGCACAGAGCTGCACCCCCAGCGGCCCCCAGCCAGCTTGCTGGCGCTGCCAGTCCTGGCTAGCCTGACGCTGCACACCCTGCTTCTCATCCTGGGCCAGGTGTCTGCTCTGCTGATCACCACCTCCCAGGACTG GTTTGTTCCTCTCAATTCAACAATGTCAGGAGCAGCAAACCTGCCCAACCTTGAGGACACCAGTGTGTTTGACCTGTCAGGGTACCAGTACATCATcatggcggtggtggtgactaaaGGATACCCCTACAAGAGACCTCTGTACTACAACG tggtttttgtgtgtgtactgCTGGTCTTGTTCGCTCTGATGAGTTGGCTGGTGCTAGCTCCCGTGCCTTTCCTGCGCAAGCTGCTGAAGCTTTACTACATCCCTGATATGAACTTCAAAATCCTGCTGGTGGCCCTGGCCGCACTCAACTTTGTCTTCTGCTTCCTATTGGAG
- the atp13a2 gene encoding cation-transporting ATPase 13A2 isoform X3, which produces MRLLIEEVLNPFYVFQVFSIALWLTDSYYYYAACIVIISLISICVSLYEIRKQSNTIRSMAQQITNVTVRRSSGEEDSLSSVELVPGDCVLIPQEGLLLPCDAALLAGECMVNESMLTGESVPVMKTPLPAAGGRYNPETQRRHTLFCGTQCIQAKGGRPGRGGAIAVVTSTGFFTAKGDLVSSILYPQPINFRFYQDAIKFLLFLGGVALCGTVYSIVILSRTNTTWWELVIRALDIVTIVVPPALPAAITTGTIYAQSRLKREGVFCISPPRINISGKVSLFCFDKTGTLTEEGLDVWGVMEGSGAGFSELVPDPRLLPQGPMLSAMACCHSVALLGGQPLGDPLELKMIESTGWELEEPAGDDKTLDSEFGGHRVLAVMRPPACPLQSESVSIHEAVALVQRFPFSSSLQRMSVVTVNPEGQSSLAFIKGAPEMVASLCLRESVPAQFSNTLRTFASDGFRVLALGYKTLYGQTDLSTIERGEVERDMQFLGLLVMKNLVKPESAEVITTLRLAHLRTVMVTGDNVLTAVNVARTCGMLGSNERVIFVHATPQTAQSLPSLRFHLGEGGTEDTATPSSIDMYTQGLYQGVINYHLAINGKSFSALCDHFPEYLPKVLMRGTVYARMAPEQKTQLVTELQKLNYRVGMCGDGANDCGALRAADVGVSLSEAEASVASPFTSKSDNISCVPLLIREGRCSLVTSFSLFKYMALYSLIQFSSVLILYTEKTNLGDLQFLFFDMVLVTLLAIVMGKGGPSTELHPQRPPASLLALPVLASLTLHTLLLILGQVSALLITTSQDWFVPLNSTMSGAANLPNLEDTSVFDLSGYQYIIMAVVVTKGYPYKRPLYYNVVFVCVLLVLFALMSWLVLAPVPFLRKLLKLYYIPDMNFKILLVALAALNFVFCFLLEMLIDRGMLNCLRLLRGRRQSKKQYKRLDVLLSDSPSWPPLDQPLVPPQCTVIGLS; this is translated from the exons ATGCGACTACTGATTGAGGAG GTGCTCAACCCATTCTACGTGTTCCAGGTGTTCAGCATTGCTTTGTGGCTGACAGATAGTTACTACTACTATGCTGCTTGCATCGTCATCATCTCCCTTATCTccatatgtgtgtctctctacgAGATCCGCAAG CAAAGCAACACGATCCGTAGCATGGCTCAGCAGATAACCAATGTTACCGTGCGCAGAAGCTCCGGGG AGGAGGACAGTTTGAGCTCTGTGGAGCTGGTCCCGGGGGACTGTGTGCTGATCCCTCAGGAGGGGCTGCTGCTGCCCTGCGATGCTGCTCTGCTGGCCGGGGAGTGCATGGTCAACGAGAGTATGCTAACCG GTGAGAGTGTCCCTGTGATGAAGACCCCTCTGCCGGCTGCTGGGGGGCGTTACAACCCTGAGACCCAGCGCAGACACACCCTCTTCTGCGGCACGCAGTGCATCCAGGCCAAAGGGGGCCGGCCAGGAAGGGGCGGGGCCATTGCCGTGGTCACAAGCACAG GGTTCTTCACAGCCAAGGGAGACCTGGtcagctccatcctctaccccCAACCTATCAACTTCCGCTTCTACCAAGACGCTATTAAGTTCTTGCTTTTCCTGGGGGGTGTAG CATTGTGTGGCACAGTATACAGCATCGTGATCCTAAGCAGAACCAAC ACCACGTGGTGGGAGCTGGTGATTCGGGCTCTGGATATTGTGACCATTGTGGTGCCCCCTGCCCTCCCCGCTGCTATCACCACCGGTACCATTTACGCCCAGAGTCGTCTGAAGAGAGAAGGGGTCTTCTGCATAAGCCCCCCGCGCATCAACATCTCTGGGAAGGTCTCGCTCTTTTGCTTTGACAAG ACTGGCACTCTGACTGAGGAGGGACTGGACGTGTGGGGGGTGATGGAGGGTAGTGGAGCTGGGTTCTCTGAGCTGGTCCCTGACCCACGCCTCCTGCCCCAGGGGCCCATGCTCTCTGCAATGGCCTGCTGCCACTCTGTGGCCTTGCTGGGGGGACAACCCCTGGGAGACCCTCTAGAGCTCAAGATGATCGAGTCCACTGGCTGG GAGCTGGAGGAGCCTGCAGGAGATGACAAAACGTTAGACTCAGAGTTCGGGGGTCACAGGGTTCTGGCAGTGATGCGACCCCCTGCCTGTCCGCTCCAATCTGAGAGTGTA TCCATCCATGAGGCGGTGGCCCTCGTGCAGCGTTTCCCTTTCTCCTCGTCCCTCCAGCGGATGAGTGTGGTGACGGTGAATCCTGAGGGACAGTCGTCCCTCGCCTTTATCAAAGGGGCCCCAGAGATGGTGGCCAGCCTCTGCCTGAGAGAAAGCG TGCCTGCACAATTCTCAAACACCCTGCGTACTTTCGCAAGTGACGGCTTCAGGGTGCTAGCTCTCGGCTACAAAACACTGTATGGGCAGACTGACTTGAGCACCATTGAACG gggagaggtagagagagacatgcagTTCCTGGGTCTGCTGGTGATGAAGAATCTGGTCAAGCCGGAGAGTGCGGAGGTCATCACTACCCTCAGATTGGCACATCTTCGTACCGTCATGGTCACTG GTGACAACGTTCTGACTGCAGTCAATGTGGCTCGAACCTGTGGGATGTTGGGCTCAAACGAGAGGGTGATTTTTGTTCACGCCACCCCCCAGACGGCCCAGTCTCTGCCCTCACTGCGCTTCCACCTGGGGGAAGGAGGGACGGAGGACACAGCTACACCGAGCTCCATAGACATGTACACTCAG GGTCTGTACCAGGGTGTTATCAACTATCACCTGGCCATCAATGGAAAGTCCTTCTCCGCGCTGTGTGACCACTTCCCTGAGTATCTGCCAAAG GTGTTGATGCGGGGAACGGTCTACGCACGGATGGCCCCTGAACAGAAGACTCAGCTGGTCACAGAGCTGCAGAAACTGAA CTACCGTGTGGGCATGTGCGGAGACGGGGCCAACGACTGCGGAGCCCTAAGGGCCGCAGACGTAGGCGTGTCTCTGTCAGAGGCAGAGGCATCCGTggcctctcccttcacctccaaGTCAGACAACATCAGCTGTGTGCCTCTACTCATCCG GGAGGGCCGGTGTTCTCTGGTGACATCATTCAGTCTCTTCAAGTACATGGCCTTGTACAGTCTCATCCAGTTCTCCTCTGTGCTCATCCTCTACACT GAGAAGACTAACCTGGGCGACCTGCAGTTCCTGTTCTTTGACATGGTCCTGGTGACGCTGCTGGCTATCGTCATGGGGAAAGGGGGCCCAAGCACAGAGCTGCACCCCCAGCGGCCCCCAGCCAGCTTGCTGGCGCTGCCAGTCCTGGCTAGCCTGACGCTGCACACCCTGCTTCTCATCCTGGGCCAGGTGTCTGCTCTGCTGATCACCACCTCCCAGGACTG GTTTGTTCCTCTCAATTCAACAATGTCAGGAGCAGCAAACCTGCCCAACCTTGAGGACACCAGTGTGTTTGACCTGTCAGGGTACCAGTACATCATcatggcggtggtggtgactaaaGGATACCCCTACAAGAGACCTCTGTACTACAACG tggtttttgtgtgtgtactgCTGGTCTTGTTCGCTCTGATGAGTTGGCTGGTGCTAGCTCCCGTGCCTTTCCTGCGCAAGCTGCTGAAGCTTTACTACATCCCTGATATGAACTTCAAAATCCTGCTGGTGGCCCTGGCCGCACTCAACTTTGTCTTCTGCTTCCTATTGGAG